The window GGAGCTGAAGGAATCAGAGAGTCTCTTACGGTATTTGTACttctaatttttacaaatttCACGGTTATACTGGTCCTCCCATGAACACTTAGTCTGCAAATAAAGTAAGTAATGTTAGAtgaaaatattgttaatataacACTTAAATTGATAAGAATtgtattaaaaccttaaattggttGAACATCTGTTGCACGAGACTCTCTGGAAAGTCACTCCAAGCCGGATAGGGTGTTAAATACAACGAGCCAAGTATATCAGTGATTATCTTTGTAACCCGATTATTAGGAATAAACCTGCAACATtgcaattacattaaataaataagaGTAGTTATTATAattcaacaaaaataaagaagtaataaataaatcttacccaTTGCCCTCAGGACTGATGATCATCCTATGGTAATGATCATAACGCACATCATCCGGATCATCATCCTCTGAAAAATCTGAAGCATGCACAGAAGAGAGGGCATTTGGCTCAGTGCTACTATCCCGAAGACGAAGTCTAGAAACACTAGGAGACGAACTCTGCGGAGAGGGAGACGGGGTCCGTGAAGATGGCTGCGATCCACATCCCTGCATATGTCTAGACCCCTGTTGCGATCCTGCTGCGATCCGGCCATCTGAAATCTAGATGGGTGCGATCCGGTTGGagatgaagcaaatggagcagatGACGGGCGTATCACATATCTCTGTGACTGTGACTGGTGACTCGATGCACCCATGTAACTATTGGTAGGATCATTAGGAGGAAGCGGGGTATAGCCCTATGGCGGAGAATTGTGATAATACTGTTGGACGGGCGAATGGTGGGTAGTATAATGAGTAGATGGATGTGGTGAAATAGATCTGTGCCTAGAAGATTGCTGCCGGCCATCGGCAGCAGAGGGATGAAAGTGTGGAGTGGAAGGAAGCGAGGGTGTAGCACCATCATCATGATCAGTAGGCCTTTTATCCTTCCTAGACCTACCTCGACCCCTACCGGCCATCTGCATCACCCTTATAAtacaacatgcaaccatcttcacaacaatcaattctcatagacgagagtcctaacttagaaaccaatcttttAGCCTTATAGAAATCTTCAGGTATGTTGAAAtttgggtcaactagttcactcataaggccaatgaaagaatccattcctgcttgagaaatattggtATCTGATTTGATACTTAATAATCTAACCGCAACAGACAACTGAGAGTGTACTCCCGTGTTTTAGTGGACGACTAGcagcctctaactgttcataaaaatattttgcttcttcattaggagtttgttcaacactTTCGTGGGTTTAAAAATCGAAGTGCATCCCTAGAGCATCCGCAACCATTTCATGGTATCTCGGATGTTGAACGTTATtccccaccgacctactactttcaccaatacTACATTATGAAATACACCATCAGTACCATCAATCTCTCCATGACTAGTCCACgcaaaataattatccataaacccTTTTTTATAAAGATGACTCTTAACATCCGCCGGTCCAAAATAATGCAGACACTTGCACTTCACACAAAGAGACCTAATCAACCGTCCAATCCGAAACGgttcaagtgacattgcatgcgtaataaattccttaaccccttctataaattcctcCCTCAAAAACcgacgattaggataattcctattatacatccaatTACGAGATTCCATCTACATAAAGAACGAATAAATTATATTAACCATAGTTAATTGTGATTGCAGCAGCAGTGTTGACAGAAGAAAATGACCATATTGTTGACAAATGATTGCAGCAGCAAACTATTAACACAAGGGCAGTAAGATATGAATTTGTTTATTTGATAGAACACAGTACTACTAAACTACATATCCATTCAATGAAAATTCTATCAAAATTGCACTAACAGGCCTTATTTTATTActtgaaaaaagaaaacaattttCAGCAAAACTCCTGCGGTTTAAAGAGGAGTAAAAGCACAAACATGTACATCAATCTACaatcaattaatatttaaaaaaagaacCTAAGTAATTAACCCCCAGCATAGCCAAATAACCATCAAAAGAAATACAATCATTGCCAAAAAATAGCGCATTTGTTTGCAATGCTCTAATTCTATCAATCAATTAAGACCTTATTTGAAATTGATCTTCATGGACTATCTAGGTCCTCATCATAACACTCAACTGCAAGTGGTCAAGCATATTTTCCAAGTTGGGTAAATCAGTTAGCTAATACTCTAGTGCAAGTTCTCAAGCATATTTCCTATGTGGGAAGCAGTGAGATGGAACATACATAAACAAcagatcaaaattttatttcaaaaaataatgaGCAAATGAGCATGTACAAATGACAATGTACTAGGCACCATTACAAAATATAGAAAGAAAGGATTGAACTTTGTATAGACCTCAATCCTAGCTAGTTCGTAAAAGAGAAATCAGAATAACAAGAGGCTCCGTAAAAGGCCTAACTAGGGTTCCGTTTTTCTCTAGACTGAAACGGCCCAAAACAGATCCGAAAAACGCATCTCTAAAATAGTTAAAGAggtggaagaaaaagaaaacttaccggAGATGGAGAGGAGCCTGAGTACCTACGATGGGCGCTTGGATTTCCGACGATGATGACGATGGCCGCTTGGATGAGTGCCGACGACGATGGTGAAGCCTGTGATTAGTGGCAGAAGTAGTGAGGCGGAGAACGaaagagaaaggaaaattgaTAAGTTAGGGTTTTTGCCTCACATTCCATTACCGAAACaaacttattttttaaaataattggaAAACTTAATGATTAAATTCTAAAACAATTCTCTCacttataaatattatattgtatAACAGAAATCATAATGcataattaataaaattctaACTAACAAATTAGCAAGAATCAATATCAAatttataattatttagaatCTAACACGTAATTATATAAACCAAAATTAATGACccataattttcaatttattagCTAATTAATTATCACTGATAGATACCACAAATCTACTTctacttagagcccgtttggatggacttattttaagtagtttttaagccaaaatagcttttaagccatAAGTTAGGATTTCTAGCTTTTGGCTTTTagcttattttgttattttagcttaaaaatagtgtttacttaaaacatatttattatttacacacacaaatattattaaatttatattttaatattattcgGTCGGACATATTGAGTTATGATTATTTCGGTTTTTTTGTCTTgtgttttaataaataattattttggttgaccaaatatttgaccactttctgaccgaaatcggtcgaaaatttggaaaattttaataaatatttatttttgtacattatataCAGGTTTGAGcaaatatttgaccaatttcCGACCAAATTCGGTCGAAAATGTTATTTTTTTCTGATATAAGTATTAAATATTGTTTACTTAAAACTTCTTTATTATTTACacacataaatattattaaatttatattttaatctgTATAAAAGCATTTTTAcaaccgaattcggtcggaaatatcGAGTTATGATTATTTCGGTTTTTTTGTCTTgtgttttaataaataattattttggttgaccaaatatttgaccattttccgaccgaaatcggtcggaattggaaaaattttaataaataattatttttatacattATATGCGGGTTTAAaaattttttgttgatttttgcgACCAAATACTcttatttccgaccgatttcgatcgGAAAGCCTTGGACGGAAATCACttgatttctagtagtgtaatgaatttttattaccCATTGTAGCAACTGATTTcactgaaagaaaaaaaaagaatcttttgTACCTTTATTAAAGATCTACATATTTGTTCGATTTGACTagattattttcatttttttcttaaccCCAACTCATGCATACTAGGATTTGAACAATCGTGAATCTTCATCTCTTTAATTTCTTCTTTGTAAGTCATCTTTTTAATTGTTCTTTTTCCATATATAGACTTTGGTCTTGGATGCAACAGACACACTTGCACTTCATATAAAGTGGGTAATGGCGTTAATGATAAAATAAGAATGTCATCAAGAAAGCACAAGAAGAGATGGACACCGTTGTTAGTAGAGATAGATGGGTAGAGGAGGGTGATATCAAGAATTTGGTGTATTTTCAAGCAATTGTTAAAGAAGTATTACAATTACATCCACCTACTTGTACCTTTGTCAGTACAACATCTATATGTAAAAGATTGTGTTATCAATGGATACCATATTCCTAAGGGACTGTACTACTAATAATAGGCTATATTCATGTAGTTTAGCGACCATTTACGCCCTAACTTAGCTACACTTTATTGCTATATGAAGGTTAAATGATAACAAATGGCTATAATTATGAATTTTCTGCTTTGCAGGTGCAAGTCCTGATGATGAGGACATTAAACAGTGTTTGGAGTTATTTTGGAGCAAGGAAGGCCAATCGGAGGTGAGTGCAtgtgaaataagaagaaaaaaatggaagACAGCTGAACTCCATGAGCGCGGGCCAAGCGCGGCCGCACTCAGGCCGCGCTCGTCA of the Nicotiana tabacum cultivar K326 chromosome 7, ASM71507v2, whole genome shotgun sequence genome contains:
- the LOC107831168 gene encoding uncharacterized protein LOC107831168, which encodes MQGCGSQPSSRTPSPSPQSSSPSVSRLRLRDSSTEPNALSSVHASDFSEDDDPDDVRYDHYHRMIISPEGNGFIPNNRVTKIITDILGSLYLTPYPAWSDFPESLVQQMFNQFKTKCSWEDQYNREICKN